In Oscillatoria acuminata PCC 6304, a single window of DNA contains:
- a CDS encoding PHP domain-containing protein, whose product MLELHCHTTYSDGTLTPTELVDRAVAAGVRALAITDHDTMSGWPEAIAAAESQAVEIVPGLELSTVHNGRSLHILGFYPDREKLQQPLNQRLQGRIDRAQQTLDKLAALGYPVELPPSKGGMAPGRPHIAAALLKAGYIQTCQEAFERWIGEDKPAYVHYEKFSIQDGINLLRSCGAVPVWAHPYLFRGGPVETVLKEMVEAGLMGVEVYHPHHTPSQVDKLEQFCAEYGLLMTGGSDYHGPSIDGKQSSQLNQFHLPLELLEPLQAAAQQLR is encoded by the coding sequence ATGCTAGAACTTCACTGTCACACAACCTATTCCGATGGGACCTTGACCCCGACTGAATTGGTCGATCGCGCAGTGGCCGCAGGGGTCCGGGCCTTAGCAATTACGGACCATGATACTATGTCCGGATGGCCGGAAGCGATCGCCGCTGCCGAATCTCAAGCGGTCGAAATCGTTCCCGGACTGGAACTGAGTACCGTGCATAACGGGCGATCGCTGCATATTTTAGGCTTTTATCCTGACCGAGAAAAATTACAACAACCCTTAAACCAACGACTGCAAGGCCGAATTGACCGCGCCCAACAAACCCTGGACAAATTAGCCGCCCTCGGCTATCCGGTGGAATTACCCCCCTCAAAAGGTGGAATGGCCCCCGGACGTCCCCACATCGCCGCCGCCTTACTCAAAGCCGGTTATATTCAAACCTGTCAAGAAGCCTTTGAACGCTGGATTGGAGAAGACAAACCCGCCTACGTTCATTATGAAAAATTTTCTATTCAAGATGGGATTAATCTCTTGCGTAGCTGTGGTGCTGTTCCTGTCTGGGCGCATCCCTATTTGTTTCGCGGTGGACCTGTGGAAACCGTTTTAAAAGAAATGGTCGAAGCGGGTTTAATGGGGGTTGAAGTCTATCATCCTCATCATACCCCTAGTCAAGTCGATAAATTAGAACAATTTTGTGCAGAATATGGGCTATTGATGACCGGCGGCAGTGACTATCATGGACCCAGTATTGATGGTAAACAATCCAGTCAACTCAATCAATTTCATTTGCCGTTAGAGTTGCTCGAACCCCTGCAAGCAGCCGCTCAACAATTGCGGTAA
- a CDS encoding cupin domain-containing protein, with amino-acid sequence MKIISLNHLPLESVSHNPAIQKKVMLKAGELPHLTNFSQAKFAPGQVAAAHVHGDMCEVFFVSEGSGLIRVNGTDYPIEMGTCIAIEPGEFHEVVNNSSDDLILTYFGLKIASH; translated from the coding sequence ATGAAAATTATATCCTTAAACCATCTGCCCCTAGAATCTGTTTCCCATAATCCAGCTATTCAAAAAAAAGTGATGCTCAAGGCTGGAGAACTGCCCCACCTTACCAATTTTTCCCAGGCCAAATTTGCTCCAGGTCAAGTGGCTGCTGCCCATGTTCATGGTGATATGTGTGAGGTGTTTTTTGTCTCTGAAGGTTCAGGATTAATTCGCGTCAATGGCACAGATTATCCTATAGAAATGGGAACTTGCATTGCTATAGAACCGGGAGAGTTTCATGAAGTTGTGAATAATAGTTCCGATGATTTAATTTTGACTTATTTTGGCTTGAAAATTGCATCCCATTAA
- a CDS encoding PAS domain S-box protein produces MSSPVGLKILWVENTLNKDKPIETLLFASATLRSELTCIDSVEAAIAQLKQQRFDAIVLELSGDEIRELDRLHHLYEQSWMREFPGSSTHPVPGIVAVIEGEDEEFALKAIAAGAVGCLFTSELTEPLLMRTIQRGIQHRDRLIRDRQLEPPQKRLVQRQNDALLALTTSQRGKEGDFTKICQEITEVAAQTLEVERVSIWWYNSDRSAIRCVNLFESREQRHSDGLELFAHQYPNYFQALASNRAIAADDAHTHPATREFSDGYLTPLGIASMLDAPIRLGGRVVGVLCCEQMEIRRNWLLEDQQLISSLADFVALGMEECQRFRVQEELRHYQEHLEQLVADRTAKLQDTNQQLQAEIEQRQQTELALRNSESKYRSVVDHIKEVIFQTDQRGCWIFLNPAWTEMTGFTLEESLGQPFLAFIVEEDRSRGEEGLDLLTNDPLHYNCFEIQLWTQDKQRRWVHVCGSHYLDEAGTVLGLYGTLDDITERKQVEQALRESEERFRAIAQGTSVPLLISQISDGTIVYANQLLEELLGLSLSELIGQRTPDFYVNPSDRAVMLAQLKKERFLSGYELHIKKANGTPFWVLISIQFITFNGEAAMLTTLSDITYRKQAEEAIRDSERKYRDLVNTSQDLIWSVNQAGCWTFLNPATRHIYGYEPEEMLGRLFTEFQPPLAAQTDWQIFQQLLAGQSYSQYETEHFRKDGSTIYLSFNAVAFHDEQGNVLGVTGTATNITERKRTEDTLREQSQQATLGAEVGVALTQVGSLRQILQRCAVEIVRHLDSACVAIWTLDSGQNLELQASAGLCMPPEGDRTPLCQFNPQQIAELRQVYWSNDALTLPGAGDWLQQSELVAFAGYPLIVDDLVVGVMEIFANSPLTETTLEYLSTLADRMAIGIDRKQADLEQRMATERLQYLLRSSPAVIYSRKATGDHAVTFISDNVSALLGYDPKEFIENPNFWGNRVHPEESSRLQAGWTHLLEWGTNRDEYRFQHQKGEWRWMRDEQKLVRDEAGNPLEIVGYWADISDRKFAESALLETSARLDNILSSIDDTLWSVSVPNRTLLYMNQAAEKIYGRKVEEFFNNPNLWATVIHPEDSAQLEPLFDILTSPQSKDIEYRIVRPDGEIRWLRDRSRIIYDTSGTPIRIDGLATDITERKRYEAALEQERQQLRQIVTHAPVAMAMFDREMCYLAYSDRWCLDYQIPDQSLLGRSYYEIFPNLTPRWRNIHQQALTGTVMSSSEDVWENADGSQRYVSWAIHPWYSPDMAIGGIVMVSSEINELVKAREQALEAARLKSQFLANMSHEIRTPMNGVLGMTELLLRTQLTEQQQDFVKTLKISGENLLTLIDDILDFSKLEAGEMRLDHHEFDLNRTLEDTVDLFTLSAASKEIELAFLVALDVPRYLKGDASRLRQILTNLLGNAIKFTERGEVVITVNRADSTPEQSLEAPDGAARLSLTFSVRDSGIGIGPSDCKKLFQSFSQVDTSTTRKYGGTGLGLAICKQLTQLMGGEIGVESQLGVGSIFWFTVQFERVETIPPNLGFTQPSSLDAAGSILRGKKLLIVDDSPINRQVVRQQASHWGMEVSEAEDGLEAIKLLRKAVSTGNPFTLALLDMQMPKMDGEILGQLILTDPLLATTSLIMMTSINESYQARKFLDLGFSAYLIKPIKEARLLECLIRGISSDGYEGSSLSAAESGVAASAVPGNNWEPEEIKALNILLVEDTRINQKVVLNQLESLGFEADCANNGQEALDKMQVKEYNLVFMDCQMPVLDGYDATRAIRHREGDRRHMVVIGLTAYAMEGDRQKCLAAGMDDYLTKPVSVKDLQRAIRQWTHPSPTHAIASPGNQTPTEGPSVGGEPPIDEKHLLEVARGDRQFAVELLTAFIEDGKQYLEDARQALIQGDAVTLGRKAHQIQGGSATIAAIAMPSLAANLEKQAKDSNFEEAEELVGQLKRILNQIEKWVKDWSI; encoded by the coding sequence ATGTCAAGCCCTGTGGGTCTGAAAATTCTGTGGGTTGAGAATACCCTGAACAAAGATAAACCCATTGAAACACTTTTATTCGCATCTGCAACCTTGAGAAGCGAGTTAACTTGCATCGATTCTGTAGAGGCGGCGATCGCCCAATTAAAACAACAGCGGTTTGATGCGATCGTCCTGGAGTTGTCTGGGGACGAGATTAGGGAACTCGATCGCCTGCATCACTTGTATGAGCAGTCCTGGATGAGAGAATTCCCAGGGTCGAGCACCCACCCAGTCCCCGGAATTGTGGCGGTGATTGAAGGGGAGGATGAAGAATTTGCTTTAAAGGCGATCGCCGCTGGAGCAGTAGGCTGTTTGTTTACCTCGGAACTCACTGAACCCTTGCTGATGCGGACGATCCAACGGGGGATTCAGCATAGGGACCGGCTCATCCGCGATCGCCAGCTTGAACCGCCCCAAAAACGCCTTGTTCAGCGACAAAATGACGCTCTCTTAGCCCTCACGACCTCTCAGCGAGGCAAAGAGGGAGATTTTACAAAAATCTGCCAGGAGATAACCGAAGTCGCGGCACAAACCCTAGAAGTAGAACGAGTGAGTATTTGGTGGTATAATAGCGACCGCTCGGCGATTCGATGTGTAAATTTGTTCGAGAGTCGCGAGCAACGGCATTCTGACGGACTTGAACTGTTTGCTCATCAGTATCCTAACTATTTCCAGGCCCTAGCCAGCAACCGGGCGATCGCGGCGGATGACGCTCATACCCATCCCGCAACCCGAGAATTTTCTGATGGTTATCTCACCCCCTTGGGAATTGCCTCCATGCTGGATGCACCCATTCGTTTGGGGGGTCGCGTGGTGGGGGTCCTCTGTTGCGAACAAATGGAAATCCGGCGAAATTGGTTGCTCGAAGATCAACAACTGATCTCCTCCCTCGCTGACTTTGTAGCCTTAGGCATGGAAGAGTGCCAACGGTTTCGGGTCCAGGAAGAATTACGACATTATCAGGAACATTTAGAGCAATTAGTTGCCGATCGCACTGCAAAATTACAAGACACCAATCAGCAATTACAAGCAGAAATCGAACAACGCCAGCAAACTGAATTAGCCCTCCGCAACAGCGAATCTAAATATCGCTCCGTAGTCGATCACATTAAAGAAGTCATTTTTCAAACCGATCAACGAGGATGTTGGATTTTTCTTAATCCGGCTTGGACCGAAATGACTGGATTTACCCTAGAAGAAAGCCTTGGACAACCCTTTTTAGCCTTTATTGTCGAGGAAGATCGGTCCCGGGGTGAGGAAGGATTGGACTTACTTACTAATGACCCACTGCACTATAATTGCTTTGAAATTCAACTTTGGACCCAAGATAAACAGCGGCGATGGGTTCATGTTTGTGGCAGTCATTACTTGGATGAAGCGGGAACCGTTTTGGGCCTGTATGGGACCCTGGATGATATCACCGAACGCAAGCAAGTGGAGCAAGCCTTGCGGGAAAGTGAAGAACGCTTTCGAGCCATTGCTCAAGGAACTTCAGTTCCCTTACTAATTAGCCAGATTTCTGATGGCACGATTGTCTATGCCAATCAACTCCTGGAGGAACTTTTGGGGTTGTCACTCTCGGAGTTAATCGGCCAAAGAACTCCGGACTTTTATGTGAATCCCAGCGATCGCGCAGTCATGCTGGCTCAACTCAAGAAAGAGCGATTTCTTTCCGGGTATGAATTGCATATCAAAAAGGCTAATGGTACTCCATTTTGGGTTTTAATTTCTATTCAGTTTATTACCTTTAATGGCGAAGCCGCCATGTTGACCACGTTATCGGATATTACCTACCGCAAACAAGCGGAAGAAGCGATCCGAGACAGCGAACGTAAATATCGAGATTTAGTCAACACCTCACAAGATTTAATTTGGTCCGTGAATCAAGCCGGTTGTTGGACGTTTTTGAATCCGGCAACTCGGCATATTTATGGCTATGAACCCGAGGAAATGTTAGGGCGTCTCTTTACCGAATTTCAGCCCCCCCTGGCGGCCCAAACCGATTGGCAAATTTTTCAGCAATTGTTAGCGGGTCAGTCCTATTCTCAGTATGAAACGGAACATTTTCGTAAAGATGGCAGCACCATTTATCTCAGCTTTAATGCCGTAGCTTTCCATGATGAACAGGGAAATGTATTGGGAGTAACAGGGACGGCGACAAATATAACCGAACGGAAGCGGACTGAAGACACATTGCGAGAGCAATCGCAACAAGCAACCCTTGGGGCGGAAGTCGGCGTTGCTCTCACTCAGGTGGGAAGTTTGCGTCAGATACTCCAACGGTGTGCGGTGGAGATAGTCCGCCATTTGGATTCCGCCTGTGTTGCTATCTGGACTTTGGATTCCGGTCAAAACTTGGAATTGCAAGCCAGTGCCGGACTCTGTATGCCTCCGGAGGGCGATCGCACCCCTCTGTGTCAATTTAATCCCCAACAAATTGCCGAATTACGCCAAGTTTACTGGAGCAATGATGCTCTCACTCTTCCCGGTGCGGGCGACTGGTTGCAGCAATCTGAACTCGTGGCTTTTGCCGGCTATCCGTTGATTGTGGATGATCTCGTAGTGGGGGTTATGGAAATTTTTGCTAACTCCCCCTTAACGGAAACCACCCTGGAATATCTCAGTACCCTCGCCGATCGCATGGCGATCGGGATTGATCGCAAGCAAGCGGATTTAGAGCAACGCATGGCAACCGAACGCCTGCAATATTTGCTCCGGTCCAGTCCCGCAGTGATTTACAGCCGCAAAGCCACCGGGGACCACGCGGTCACGTTTATTAGTGACAATGTGAGCGCGTTGTTGGGTTACGACCCCAAGGAATTTATAGAAAACCCCAACTTTTGGGGAAATCGCGTTCATCCGGAGGAATCCAGTCGCCTCCAAGCCGGTTGGACTCACTTGTTGGAGTGGGGGACAAACCGGGATGAATACCGTTTTCAACATCAAAAAGGGGAATGGCGATGGATGCGAGACGAACAGAAATTAGTCCGGGATGAAGCGGGAAATCCCTTAGAAATTGTCGGATACTGGGCCGATATCAGCGATCGCAAATTCGCCGAATCCGCCTTACTGGAAACCAGTGCGCGTCTGGATAACATTCTCAGTTCTATTGATGATACTTTGTGGTCGGTATCTGTGCCTAACCGAACCCTTTTATATATGAATCAGGCGGCTGAAAAAATTTACGGTCGGAAAGTGGAAGAGTTTTTTAATAATCCCAATCTTTGGGCCACTGTGATTCATCCCGAAGACTCGGCACAACTAGAACCTTTGTTTGATATTCTCACATCTCCCCAAAGTAAAGATATCGAATACCGGATTGTGCGACCTGACGGAGAAATTCGCTGGCTGCGCGATCGCTCTCGAATTATTTATGACACCTCCGGTACTCCCATCCGCATTGATGGTCTCGCCACGGATATTACGGAACGCAAGCGCTACGAAGCTGCACTCGAACAAGAACGTCAACAATTACGGCAAATTGTCACTCATGCTCCGGTGGCGATGGCGATGTTTGACCGGGAAATGTGCTATCTTGCCTATAGCGATCGCTGGTGTCTGGATTATCAAATTCCTGATCAGTCGCTCTTAGGCCGCAGTTATTATGAAATTTTCCCCAACCTTACCCCCCGGTGGAGAAACATCCATCAACAGGCACTCACGGGAACGGTGATGTCCAGTTCCGAAGATGTCTGGGAAAATGCCGATGGTAGCCAGCGTTATGTGAGTTGGGCAATTCATCCCTGGTATTCCCCTGATATGGCGATCGGGGGAATTGTGATGGTGAGCAGTGAGATTAATGAATTAGTTAAGGCTCGGGAACAAGCCCTAGAAGCCGCTCGACTCAAATCCCAATTTCTGGCAAACATGAGTCACGAAATTCGGACTCCCATGAATGGGGTTTTAGGTATGACAGAATTGTTGCTCCGAACCCAACTCACGGAACAACAACAGGACTTTGTAAAAACCTTGAAAATCAGCGGAGAAAATTTATTAACCCTGATTGATGATATCCTCGACTTCTCCAAACTAGAAGCCGGAGAAATGCGCCTAGATCACCATGAATTTGACTTAAATCGCACCCTAGAGGATACGGTTGATTTATTTACTTTGTCGGCAGCTTCTAAAGAAATTGAATTAGCATTCCTGGTTGCTCTCGATGTTCCTCGATATCTAAAAGGCGATGCCAGTCGGCTGCGGCAAATCCTCACCAATCTACTGGGAAATGCCATCAAATTTACGGAACGGGGAGAAGTGGTGATTACGGTCAACAGAGCAGACTCAACACCGGAACAATCCTTGGAAGCGCCGGATGGAGCAGCCCGATTGAGCCTAACCTTTTCAGTTCGGGATAGTGGGATTGGGATTGGTCCTAGCGACTGCAAAAAACTCTTTCAATCCTTCTCCCAAGTGGACACTTCAACCACTCGCAAATATGGAGGAACTGGCTTAGGATTAGCCATCTGCAAGCAGTTAACTCAGTTGATGGGCGGTGAAATTGGCGTGGAAAGTCAACTGGGTGTTGGTTCAATTTTTTGGTTTACAGTGCAATTTGAACGGGTGGAAACCATACCTCCAAATCTAGGCTTTACTCAACCCTCATCCTTAGATGCTGCCGGATCCATTCTCCGGGGAAAAAAGCTATTAATTGTTGATGATTCTCCCATTAATCGCCAAGTTGTGCGCCAGCAAGCGAGTCACTGGGGGATGGAGGTATCCGAAGCCGAAGATGGGTTGGAGGCGATTAAACTCTTGCGAAAAGCCGTATCAACGGGAAATCCTTTTACTCTGGCTTTGTTGGATATGCAAATGCCCAAAATGGACGGAGAAATTCTCGGGCAACTCATTCTCACGGACCCCCTGTTAGCCACCACGTCCTTGATTATGATGACTTCGATTAATGAGAGTTATCAGGCTCGAAAATTTTTAGATTTGGGGTTTTCTGCCTATTTGATTAAGCCCATTAAAGAAGCGCGGTTGCTGGAATGTTTGATTCGAGGGATTAGTTCAGATGGGTACGAGGGTTCTTCTTTAAGCGCTGCTGAGAGTGGGGTTGCTGCCTCTGCGGTTCCGGGGAACAACTGGGAACCGGAAGAAATAAAGGCGTTAAATATTTTGTTAGTGGAAGATACCCGCATCAATCAAAAAGTGGTTTTGAATCAGTTAGAATCCCTAGGATTTGAGGCGGATTGTGCGAATAATGGACAAGAAGCACTAGACAAAATGCAGGTTAAAGAGTATAATTTGGTGTTCATGGACTGTCAAATGCCCGTATTAGATGGGTATGACGCCACCCGAGCCATTCGCCACAGAGAAGGAGACCGCCGACATATGGTGGTGATTGGGTTGACGGCCTACGCAATGGAAGGCGATCGCCAAAAATGTCTGGCAGCCGGCATGGATGATTATCTCACGAAACCCGTGTCTGTCAAAGATTTACAACGGGCGATCAGACAGTGGACCCACCCTAGCCCGACTCATGCGATCGCCTCCCCCGGGAACCAGACCCCCACTGAGGGTCCCTCAGTGGGAGGTGAACCGCCCATTGATGAAAAACATCTACTAGAGGTCGCCCGA